A genome region from Amblyraja radiata isolate CabotCenter1 chromosome 4, sAmbRad1.1.pri, whole genome shotgun sequence includes the following:
- the chrac1 gene encoding chromatin accessibility complex protein 1, giving the protein MAAGVRRREGLRFPARRSPPPAPLALPLSRVKLIMKSCPDVSSINQDALVLTAKATELFVQHLATYAYKSNSSEKKELTYNDLADCVENCETFQFLADILPKKILASEYLKMLEEEKDGVGGAEADGENDEDDDEEEEDEDEEENES; this is encoded by the exons ATGGCGGCGGGAGTGCGGCGTCGCGAGGGTCTGCGGTTCCCCGCGCGCCGCAGCCCCCCTCCTGCACCCCTCGCGCTGCCGCTCTCCCGCGTCAAACTCATCATGAAGAGCTGCCCCGACGTGTCGAGCATCAACCAGGACGCGCTCGTCCTCACCGCCAAAGCCacg GAATTATTTGTGCAACATCTTGCCACATATGCATACAAGAGCAACAGTTCTGAAAAAAAGGAGCTCACCTACAATGACCTAGCTGACTGTGTGGAGAACTGTGAAACATTCCAGTTTCTAGCTG ATATTTTACCAAAAAAGATCTTGGCAAGTGAATATCTGAAGATGCTCGAGGAAGAGAAAGATGGAGTTGGTGGTGCTGAAGCAGATGGTGAAAATGATGAGGATGATGATGAGGAGGAAGAGGATGAAGATGAAGAAGAAAACGAGTCCTAA